In Bradyrhizobium sp. 200, the sequence CGCCGACGATAGGCAACGCGCGCCGCTTCTCCCTGTCGAGTATGTAGGGCTCGAGCAGATCGAGATCGCACTTGTCTTCCCAGGCGCCATGCATGTCCTGAGCGCGCCAGATCTTGACCAGCTCTTTGACGAACGGCGCATCGAGAGCGACGCTCGTGGCTTGCAGTATTCCTACTGTCTCAATCATATCACCCTCACTTTTCGAAATCGAACGTGCGCTCCTGTCCCCTTGCCAGTGCCTTGCGCAGCCAGGGAGGTGGCGTACCCTTCAGCACGCGTTGTAGCTTTTCGAGCAGGTCAAGTATGCTCTCGGGCTTGTTCACCTTGATGGGATGTATACCGTTCGCCACCACTCGCGCGGCGGCAGATCCGCCGATGGCAACGACATAGAGGATGGCGCAATCCTTGATCGCCTCGAGCTTGGGCGCAAGCTTGTCCTCGTTGCCGTCTTCCTTGACATCGCCGTCGAACTGGAAGGCTTTCAGAAACACGTGCCCGTCTGGCCAAACATCATAGATGGCAATGTTCTTGGCCCAGCCGAAATGCGCATCAACGCGCCTCAAGTCCTGGGTAGCAAATGCGACCTTCATGCAATCGAGCTCTCTGTCGCGTCAATAAAGCTGTGGAGGCCGGACCTGCAGGCTGGCGTTCGTGATCGCCAGGTATCGGGCGTCGGCTGGTGATTTTCCTCGCGGTCGGCGATAATGAGATTGGCGATATCGAAGATCAGATCGCGCGTGCCGCGGTAACCGACGGATAGCTGGTGTCCCGCGCCGATCCGATCGAACATTGGAAATCCCGCGCGATAGAACGGAATGTTTAGCCGTGCGGCGGCTTGGCGACCATGCGAATGGGTGATCAAAAGATCGCATGCGCGCGCCTTCGCGAGTTCCTCCAGATCTTCAAGATCGCCGATCAGCACCTCGTTCGTCTTAACGCGCTCGAGCACTGGCGATTGCGTCGTAGTCACGGCCGCAGTGACCTGCGCGCCCATCTCGTGCAGCATGCTGGAGACATCGAACAACAAATCGGGCTCCGCGCCGATCGCGAGCCTCCGGCCAGCGATGTGGAAATGCGCATCGAGCATGGCATCGGCGAGCTGGCCTCGCTGCCGCCGGTATTTTGATGGTATCGGGCGTTCGCTGATCTCGCTCAGGAACGCGATGAATTGATCGTTGGGGATAAGTCCGCAAAGCCGCTCGAACAGGCGGAACGGCACCCCCGCCTTGGCCTGCATGTTTTCCGCTGCCCGCCGCATCTGCGCACCGATGGCAATGGTCCAGCCGGCCCGGCCCATGCTCACGACTTCGTCGACCCCGATGCCGCCGATGGTCGTCGGTGTGAACTCGTCGGGGATATGACCGTCCAGCGATCCCGCCAGATTAGGCAGGAAGGATGGCTTGAGGCCGAAATCCTCCAAAATGGTCCTGAGTTCGTCGAGATCACCCGGCGTTAGGTGACATCCGGGCAGGACATTCACTTGCGCTGGATCGCGCTCAGTCTCGACCGCCGGCGCCTCCACCAGCACCTCGACCATGCGAGCCACTGTCTTCTCCCAACCGTCTTGGAACGCGTCCTTGAAATCGGGCGTCGAGACATAGACCAGAGGAAACTTGGCGAGCTGCGGATGCCTGTCGCGAATCAGCTTGATGTAGGCGTTGACATCATCGCCATTCGTTTCGGTCACCCCGGTCGAGCAGATCCCGATGATCTCCGGCTTGGTCCGGTTGTAGATGTTGAGTATAGACTGCTCGACATTTTCATAGCCGCCGAGCACGGTCGTCACCTCGCTCATCGCAGTGGTCTGCAGCGGCACCGCCTCCTTGAAATGCCGCACGAACAGTGTGAGCCCGAAGGATGTGCAGCCCTGCGAACCGTGCAGAATCGGCATCGCCCCACGCAGCCCTAAGAAGGCAAATGCGCCGCCGATCGGCTGGCTCACCTTCAGCGGGTTGACCGCACAGGCCTTCTTCGGCGCGGTGACGATGGCCATGACGACATCCTACTCCGCGGCCTGCAGCAAGGCAGGCGGCGAGGAGACCGGCATGGCCGCCAAGATGTCTTCGATCCGCCTCTTGCAGCAGCCACCGACCGCGTCGGTGTGCTGTCTGACTGCCTCGACGCTGGTGAGGCCACGCGAGCGGATCGCATCCTCGATTGTACCGAAATCGACTGCCTTGCAAAGGCAGATCTTGTTCGCGCGGCGGGTCGTCTCGGCAAGTGCGTGATCGAGAGCGATTTCGGCGGCGTGCGGGTCCGTCGGCGCAATGGCCTTGAGGTGCCGAATATTGCCTTTATCGTCCCACGGCGCCGTGCGGCGCAACTGCTCCCACATCGGGTTGAACAGTGCTTTGTCGATCTCCTCGACCAGCTTCACCATCCCGAGGTAGCCCATGTAGGCGTGGTAGCGCTCCTGGTTGATGTCGAGCCAGGGCATCGCCGCCTTGAGCGCGACGAATTGCGACTTGCCGCCCGAGAGCATGATGTCCGCTTTCGCGTCCTTCAGCATCCTATATATTTCGCGCGGCATCATGTCCTCGATCATGTGGGCGTGCTCGCCCATCAGCTCCTTGATCCGCTCCTTGTCCTCCTTGGTGGATTTCTTGACGCTGGTGCCGATCAGGTCGAGTCCGGCCTCCTGCAGGGCCGCCACCACGGACCAGGATTTGACGCCGCCGGTGATCAGCAACGCCCTCTTGCCCGCAAAGCGAGGCTTATAGGGTTCGATCGCGGCCCAGGCCCGCGCCTCCTCGCGCGCGATCACCGCCTCGGTGCGCTCGATCAGATCCTCCGGCGCCCCGCGCTCGACTAAAAGTCGCGCAATCTCGCGCAGTGAATCGCTAGAGTCCTGGATGCCGTAGAACGAGCCTTCGAAGAACGGAATGCCGTAACGCTTCTCCATCTTGCGCGCGACATTGATCATCGCCTTCGAACATACCATCATGGCGGCGCGCGCCCGGTGCGACGAGGCGACTTCGCGATATTTGCCATCGCCCGAGATGCAGGAGAGGATGCGGATACCGAGCTCGTCGAACAGCGGCTTGATCTGCCAAAGCTCGCCCGACAGGTTGTATTCACCGATCAGGTTGATGTCGTAGGGCGTGGTGTGGTCTGGCTCTTCGGTGCCGATGACGTGCTCAAGCAAGGCCTCCCCGGCAAGCTTGCAGCCGAGGCTTTTTGGACCTACGAAGCCGGGCGAATTGACCGGAATCACCGGCTTGCCGAATTTCCGAGAAGCAGCCTTGCAGACCGCGTTGATATCGTCGCCGATCATGGCCGGAACGCAGGTCTGATAGACAAAGATCGCCGCCGGATTGTACTTTTCTAAGATCTCCCTGATTGCGTTGTAAAGTCGCTTCTCACCGCCAAACACGATGTCGGTTTCGCTCATGTCGGTCGTCAAGCCCGTGCGCCAGATGCTGGGACCAGATGAAGCTGCACCGCGGTTGTCCCAGGAATTACCCTCACAGGCGATCGGCCCGTGCACCAGATGGGCGACGTCGGTAAACGGTTGCAGCGCGATCTTTGCACCGTCGAAGGCGCAGCCGCCCGCGGCGCTTCCCGGCTGCAGCTGCTTGGTGCAGCCCTTCTTGCGCTCGGCCTCCGACTTGTTGGCGTTCTTGGCGCAGCCCGGCTCGTTAAAGATATTCTGAATGGTGGCTGAAAGCGAACCCATCTCTCTCCCCTTAACCGAGGTTTTCGTGCGCAGCCCTTCGGTCGCCGGGCCCAACGCCGGGCGAGGCTTTCGTCCGCCGGCGATGGCGCATGTCGGCGTCATTAACGAATGATATCGAAGCTGTAGTCAGTCTTGCCGGCAATGTTGGTGTTCTTGTCGATTTCCTCGAAGATCTTATCGAGAATCTTCACCAGCACGTTCATGCCGCCCTGATAGCCCCACACTGGATAGCGGTGATGGTGATGCCGATCAAAAATCGGGAAGCCGATTCGGATCAGCGGAGTGCCAGTGTCGCGCTCCAGATACTTGCCATAAGTGTTACCGATCAGGAAATCGACGGGCTCGGTGAACAGCAACGAGCGCATGTGCCAGAGGTCTCGCCCCCGATAGGCGTGGCAGTTCTGCCCAAACGACGAGCCCGCAAACAGCGCCCGGATTTTCTCCTCCCAGGCCTTGTTGCCGTTGGTGGCGAGCACATGGATCGGTTCGGCGCCAAGTTCTAGCAGGAAGGCAGCTAGCCCATAGCAGAGATCTGGATCGCCATAGATCGCGAATTTCTTGCCATGGATATGCGCGTTGGAGTCAGCCATCGCGTCGACCAGGCGGCCGCGCTCTCGCGTCAGTTCCTCTGGGATATCTTTGCCGCTGATGCGCGACAACGCCATCAGGAACTCATCCGTTGCGGACACGCCCACCGGATAGTTGAAAGCCACGACCTCATGGCCATGATCGGAAATGAACGGGAGCGTCTTTTCCGTGCACCACTGCTGCATTGAGATTGTCGCCTTGGCGTGAACCGCGTTCGCGGCGTCTTCCAGCGTAGTGCCGCCGTCATACATCCGGAATTCGCCGTCAGTCGGCGTATCGAACACATCGGAGTTGTCCGCGAGGATGGTGTACTGGACGCCCATCAGTTCGAAGATGCGCTTAATCTCGCGGAGATTACCGACGGTGTACCCGTCAAAGCCGCCGATGAAGTTGATCTTCTCGTTGAGGGCGCGCTCGAGTTTCGGCGCTGTTCCAGCCTTGCCGTCCCAGAAATGCTCCAGTATGCCCTTAAGCGCATTGTCGTAACCGGTGACGTGGCTACCCACAAAGGCTGGCGTGTGCGCGAAAGGCACATCGAACTCCGCCGGAACCGAGCCTTTCTCCTTGGACGTTTTGATAAAGGCGTTGAGGTCGTCACCGATGACCTCAGCCATGCAGGTGGTGGAGACCGCGATCATCCGGGGCTTGTACATGTTGTAGCTGTTGGCCAGCCCATCGATCATGTTGTTCAAACCGCCGAATACCGCAGCATCTTCCGTCATCGACGAGGAGACACAGGAGCTCGGCTCCTTGAAGTGCCGCGACAGATGGCTGCGATAATAGGCCACGCAGCCCTGCGAGCCGTGTACGAAGGGCAGCGTGCCTTCGAAGCCAACGGAGGCGAACACCGCGCCGAGCGGCTGGCAGGCCTTGGCAGGGTTCACCGTCAGCGCTTCCCGCGCAAAGTTTTTTTCACGATATTCGGGCGTCTTAGTCCATTCGCGGATGCGTTCGACCTCCGCGGGATCGCGGGGGTTTTCGAACATCTTCTTCTTGTTGGCCAGCATCTGCTGGTATTCCGGACCGCGGAACAGCTCGAAGTGATCGAGCACGTGTTCTGCATTCTGCGCCATGGTGTCCCTTTCGAATAATCGTGATCAATGTTGGCTTCGGCCTCACGCCGAGAGTCTGACAGGCAGGTTATTCCGCAGCCAGAAGCTTCGGCTTGGCGACGTCCTTCCAGGGCGCCTTGGTCTTCCTCCAGATCGGTGAGTTGATGGCTATGTCCATGTCGCGCGCGAAGATCGCAAACCCGTCATAGCCGTGATACGGACCCGAATAGTCCCAGGAGTGCATCTGCCGGAACGGCACACCCATCTTCTGGAACACATATTTTTCCTTGATGCCGGAGCCGACAAGGTCGGGCTGCATCTTCTCGACGAAATGCTCGAACTCGTATCCGGTGACGTCGTCATAGATCAGCGTTCCGTCTTTCACATAATGCTGGGCGGTGCGCTGATAGTCGTCATTGTGCCCGAATTCGTAGCCGGTGCCGACGACCTCCATTCCGAGGTCCTCATAAGCGCCGATCACATGGCGCGGACGAAGACCACCGACGAACAGCATCACGGTCTTGCCTTCCAGGCGCGGGCGATATTTTGCGATCACTGCGTCCACCAGTGGCTGATATTTCGCAATCACCCGCTCGGCGCCCTCTTTGATTTTGTCATCGAAATAGTCGGCGATCTTGCGCAGCGACTCCGCGATCTTTGAGGGCCCGAAGAAGTTATATTCGCACCACGGAATTCCGAACTTCTCCTCCATGTGGCGCGAGATGTAGTTCATCGACCGATAGCAGTGCAGCACATTGAGCTTCGCCTTCGGCGTTGCCTCGAGCTCGGCCAGCGACCCGTCGCCGGACCACTGCGCGATCACGCGCAGGCCCATTTCTTCAAGCAGGATGCGGGAAGACCAGGCGTCACCGCCGATGTTATAGTCGCCGATGATCGCGACGTCGTAGGGCGTCGACTCAAACTTTGACTTGCTCTCGGGCGCGACCTTGTCGAACACCCAATCCCGCACAGCGTCGTTCGCGATGTGATGCCCGAGCGACTGCGACACACCGCGAAAACCCTCGCAGCGAACCGGCACGATGGTCTTGCCGCCATACTCCTTCGACTTCACCCTGGACACCGCCTCGATATCATCGCCGATCAGGCCGATCGGGCATTCCGACTGGATGGAGATGCCGTTGTTGAGCGGGAACAGCTCCTGGATCTCGTCGATGATCTTGGCGAGCTTCTTGTCGCCGCCGAACACGATATCCTTTTCCTGGAAATCGGAAGTGAACTGCAACGTCACGAAAGTATCGATGCCCGTCGTGCCGACGTAATAGTTGCGCCGCGATCCCCACGAGTACTGGCCACAGCCAACCGGACCGTGGCTGATGTGGATCATGTCCTTGATCGGCCCCCAGACCACGCCCTTCGAACCTGCGTAAGCGCAGCCGCGGATCGTCATCACGCCCGGGATGGATTTGAGGTTGGACTTGACGCCACAATCGGACTTGCCGTCCTCGAGCACGTTGAGGTGCTTGGCACGCCTTTTCGCCGTCTTCTCGGGATAGACCTTGAGCACTTCCTCGATAATCTTTTTATTGCGGGCCTTGATTTCTGCGACACTCCTCGTCGTGACGAGACTCATGCTGATATCCTTCAAAGGTTTCCTGTTTCGAGACGGCTCGGCCAGAGTTTTGCAACGAGCATGCCAGGAGCATGCCAGCAGGGCCTGAACGCAAAACTCATCGCGTTTAGAAGTAGATAGTGCGTTCGCACGGCGAGCTCGACTGTTGTTGCAAACCCGACATCGAAGGGACCTAGAGACGTTCTGGTTTGTTCCTGTTTCAAACAAAACAACGGTGGCTAGGTGGCTTTGCACCTCCGAAGCCGCCGAGGGGTGCGGTACGCGGCGGGCCTGCTGGCGCAAGCCGCATGTAACCGGGCGAATTTAATGCAGGGCTGCGCCATCCAGGTCCGGCCCGCCACCATCATTCATCGCGAGAAGGCCGATCGGTGCTCACCTTCATCGGCGACGGTGCACATTGTGCGTGCCTCGTCGCCATCCTGATCCTAATGCTATCTGGCCAGCCAGCCCACCGCGATGGTCACAGCCGAATCCCCAAGCTGCTGCTCGAGGAGCTCAGCTTGCGCCACGCCGGCCTTCTGCAATTCCTTCAAGGTGGTGACAACGGAGACCGAATCGAACACGGCGTCGACGGGCGATCTTGCGCTGCCCTGACGGCTCTTCGCCGGGCCGGTGCGACCCCTTCTGGGATCGCCACCTCACGCACGGGGCTGCCGAGCTTCTCGTAGGTCTTGAGATTTCCTGATCAATTTCATCGATCGAAGACTCTTCGGCAGCCGCGTCGGACTCAATAAACGTCTCGAACCGTATCGATACTGGTCGACGTCGATCCGCTGGACTGGTCGGGACCGTCTCTTGTACATGCAACCCGGAGCTCGAGGGAGCATAGTCCCGGTTCCGATGAGGGCTACTGTGTGCCGGCTCTGCCGCATACCCTCCCATTATTCTACCCGCCGCTCCGGGCCGGCGACCACGCCAATCAAGCAACCGGATCAGAAAGTCCGAAGTCTCGATCTTGTCCCGCGTCGCAAGGCCCACTCACCGGCCGCGCCTCTATGCAGGCACGCAGGTATCGGATATCGGACAGACGGCAGCGCATTGCGGTGTGTCGAAATGCTCATCGCATTCCGTGCACTTCTTCGGATCGATCATGTACGTGTCGTTCTTGAGCGTGATTGCAGCATTGGGACATTCGAACTCACATGCGCCACAGACGCTGCACTGGGAGACCATAATCTTGTAAGCCATCACTGCGATTCCTTGAGGAGGCGAGCCGGACGTCTTCCTCCCTTTCAAGGCGCGTGCCAAAACTTCGGAACTTGATTTATCTCGGACTTTTTCCTTTGCGTTGTCGTGGGCGCGGCGACATGTCGTAACTCCGACAGTCCGCAGCTCAGCGTGAAGCGCCTCCGCTTTTCGGAAGAGTAGGCCATCGGATTTTGAGGAGCAGAGCTGGGCGTTTCGGTCGCCAATCGGTGCCGAAAGCGCAGCAAGAACCCGCTCTCTACAACCAGCCAGACCAAGCGCTGATGAAGAGGTCTGACGAGTGGTCATAACGTGCTTCTCTGAGAACACATGGATTCCAATTTGAGATTGGACCTCAGGCTGGGGAGAGACCTTCTCCCTTCAGGCTTCATACTCGGCACACGAAAAAAGGGCCGCTTGAATGAACAAGCGGCCCAAGTCTAGGGAGAAAACGCCCAAGGAGGGCAGCGATAGCGCACGGCGCTACCGCTACGCACCAATATGCATTGGCAGTGCACAATGCAAGAGGTTGACGTGCGGATCGACGTCGGAGCACGTCTCTTGCCCAGCTTTGTTCACAACCATTCGAACAATTTACGAAGCAAATTCGGGCCGGGAGCCCGCATTGACCCAGCACTTGGTGTAGCTGTTGGGCAAACCAGTTTCGTTATTCGCGAAACGGCGCGAGTGAGCGCTGATTGAAAAACTACAAAACTTATGCGTATCCACCGTCACCTTACCAGTGGCATCTCTCAAGAGATAAATTGCGCGCTTGACTGAAAAAGCAGAAGTCCGGCCGACCGATGAGAGTGAACAGCGCTCTTGTAAGCCGAGAGTTAAGCCTATTTTATTCGGGATCTTAGAGGGGCTTGAATCGTACGTAACGTCAGGCTGTACGACCTTCCTAGCAAAATCGGCGCCCCCGATGGCGCCACAGTGTGTTTGGGGAGAAGCAAGCGCCCGCAACCTGAGATGTCCCGATGCCCCCATTCCTCATTCTGCTTTCAGTCTACTTTGCTTGCGTCGCGGTGTGTTGCGCCGCGCTCGCAGGGCGTTCTAATAGGCGGCGTGAGCGCTGTCGTCCGCACGCGCCTTACGTTCAGACAAGTTCCTGTTCCGAAGAACGCCCCATTTAATTACCAAAGCGGCGGGCATTCTATGAACCTTGGGAATAGAGTTGGTGTTTCCATTGAGGAGAGTTACCAGCGGGGCCCTCTAGGGCCACTCTATGCTTTGAACTACCGAATTGGCGCCGTGTTCGATATCCGTAACCACAACGACGATACGGCGCTCAGCCAATGCCGGGCGGTAGCTGCTCTGCGCTGTCCGATCTTCCTTGTCTGGCGCACAACGATTAGCATCAGTTGCGGCATGCTGTTTGCCTTCTCCTCCCGTGGCCCGCGAACCACGGCCGGATGGCATCAACGCTCTGTTTGCTCAGAACCAGTTCGATCGCCGCAGTCTTGGGCCCTCACCTGGTCGAGCGATTTCGCGATTTGGGCGAGATTGCTACACCTTGTTGCCACTCGTTCGGCGTTCGTCCGTCGCGGGCAACGCAAATACTAGAATCAGAAGCGACTTGCGAAGAAACGTCAGCGCAGCCGTTGAGCTTGCCCTGACTTCTATCGATTCCCGTGAATTCGTTTGATTGCAGGGTAAACCGATTCAAGTCCGTTACCGGGGCGGTCTCGAGATCGGTTGGATCGATCTGCTTCTTGAGGTTGGCCGTAAGCTTCTCGCGATCGAGTTCACCTTCCCACCAGGCGACGATCACGCAGGCGACGCCATTTCCGCAGAGATTAGTGAGCGCTCGGCATTCGCTCATAAACTTGTCGATGCCGAGCACGATCGCCATGCCCGGCACCAGCCGCGGATCGACTACGGCGAGCGTCGCCGCCAGCGTAACGAAGCCCGCGCCGGTGATGCCGGAGGCGCCCTTTGAGGTCAGCATGGCAACGAATAGGATGGTCAGTTGCTGGCCAAAGGCAATATTGACGCCGAGCGCCTGCGCAATGAACAGCGTCGCCAGCGTCATGTAGATGTTGGTGCCGTCGAGGTTGAACGAATATCCCGTCGGCACGACGAGCCCGACCACCGATTTGGAGCAACCGAGACGCTCAAGCTTCTCCATCAGGGACGGCAGCGCGCTTTCCGAGGAGGAGGTCCCGAGCACGATCAGCAGTTCATCCTTGATATAGGCCAGGAACTTGAAGATCGAGAAGCCGGCTATCCGTGCGATAATGCCGAGCACGACGAACACGAACAGCGCTGCCGTGACATAGAACGTCGCGATCAGCCCGATCAGGTTGAGGATCGCACCGGAGCCGAATTTTCCGATGGTGTAGGCCATGGCGCCGAACGCGCCGATCGGCGCCGCGTGCATCACGATCGAGATCACGCCGAACACGCCATGCGCGGCGTCGTCGATGAAAGAGCGGATGGTTTGACCGCGCTCGCCAAGGCCCATTAGCGCGAAGCCGAACAGGATTGAGAACAACAGCACCTGCAGGATCTCGCCCTGCGCGAACGCGCCGACCACGGTGTCGGGAATGATATGCAGGATGAAGTCGACGGTCTTCTGCGCCTCCGCCTGCTTCGCGTAGTTGGCCACTGCTTGTGCGTTCGCCGCGGCGCTGCCAAATCCTGCGCCGGGCCGCACCAGATTGCCGACGATGAGGCCGATCACCAGAGTGAAAGTGGATACAATCTCGAAATAAACCAGCGCCTTGATGCCGATGCGTCCGACCTTTTTGGCGTCCTGGATGTGCGCTATGCCCGAAACCACCGTGCAGAAGATGATCGGCGCAATCACCATCTTGATCAGCTTGATGAAGCCATCGCCGAGCGCCTTGATCCAGTCATTGGTAGCTAGATTTGGCCAGAGCCAGCCAACGAGGGCACCGAGCATGATCGCGATCAGCACCTGACCGTAGAGGATGCGGTACCACGGTTTAGATGCGGCGGGCGCAGTCGGCGCCTTCTCCATCGCAATCGTTGCCGCCATGACGTTTACTCCCTCTTGTTTTTTTCATGCATTGCCGCTTAGGCGTTGCGCAGCCTATGCGGTGATATGGACCTTCCAAATCTCGCGCTATTGCGCCTTTCACGGCGATGGGTCGATGCAAACAACCCTTCAGTCCATATTACCTTTCACGCCGCAGCGAAGCCGTCGACCGAACCCATTCACCATCGACGCGACCGCGGTGTAGTTTTGATCAGGATTGCATGCTACAACCTGACGCTACGTGAGGTTCAAGGCATTTCAATAGTCCGCTTAACGATATTCTATTCTTGCCCGTCCTCGGCTCTGCGCCATCATACCGATCGCGCCACAATTCGAACTTAGGTTGATCGGCATGAAGATGCCACGACGTCAATTTCTTGACGGGAATTTTGCGCGGCATTGATCTGCTACCCTGATTGATCTCGGCTGGTGGGATTATGGAAACAGCCGTCCGCAAAGAGGGCTGGAGGATAGCGCCTGGATACGATCCAGTCGTTCGTCTGCCTCGGCCGGAAATTGGGCTCGGCTGCTCGGCCAAACCGGCAAGCTCCGGATCGACTTCCGAATGAGATCTTTGTTCCGGCGAACTATTTCCGAAGCGCCAAATGAGTAACGCAAGCGGCGTGGATGCGGCGGCATTGAGCTCGGCGTCGCTCAACTGGTCCACCAGACCGAGCACGTGATGCCAGACATACCAGTCGGCAAAAAGGAAACGACCCCGCTATGTCTGAGCTTGATCGACCCTAACCACGACGCCCAGCATCGCCGCGGTCGCGGCAAACACTGAACGCGTACAAACCCCGTTGTCCCAAGCCGGCCTAGTCTCTATTCAGGATCACCGGGTGGACCCAATGTGCGACGCTCCCCACGAATACTCCACTCTCACTCTGCTGCTGGCGGTCTGCGTGTCCTCCGCGGTCCGGCACCTCCACATGTCCGCGACCGCCGTCGGCGTGACGCTCGGGATGTATGGTCTCGCGGCTACGCGGGTGATGCAGCGGCTCGCCTTCGGCATCGTGATCGACTCGGGCCAGTGACGGGATTCATCTCTCCAGCCGTGATGGCGCTGACCACCATCGTGCCGACGCCGCTCCTCGCGGGGGCCTCAGCTTCTTCCTGCTCAGCGCGGGCGGGATCCGATGGGTGATCTCGCGACGACGCTGCGGCAATCGGTGACGCCGCCTGCTCGGCCGCATCTTCGCGATCACTGATGAGCTATGGCGGCCGCCAGCTCGGCTCCGCGTTAGGAGCCATCGACGGCAGGCTGATGGGACGGAGACTTGCCTCTATCTGGCGGGCCGCGATCTTCGCCGCGCAGGCGCTGCTCATCCTGCTGTCGCCCGCGGTCTCGCTGGCGCGGCAGCCGACATGGTGGGCGCGCCTGCCTGTTGTTGGTGGGCTCGCCCGCCAAACCTCATCGTTATTACGAGCCAACGGTCGCAATGACGGGCTGAGTGCGATGCATTATAGGAAACAGCTCACTACGGCCGCATGAACATAAAATCGGTGGCGGGGTCGCAATTGTCGGCCACAAAGCGCAGCTCCGACTGAACGTCAGCAACGGGCCGGCTCTCGAGATATTTTGTGACCAGCAGACCGAGCAGCGCTCGACAAACGCTGTCAGTCGCGTGGCCGGCGCCTGTACCATCCGCAATAGCGGCAGAGAAATGGCGTGCTGCGATTTCAGTTGCTGACATTCCGTGGCTCCAAATGACCAGATCACCCATTATAATCAGAAAAACCTGCAGCGCCATTGATCTTGGTCAACATGGATGGCGCCGTTCGTCCGTCGTGGTACTGAAGGCGGTCTGCTGCTCGCCATTTGCGCCCTACACGCGACGGCCACCGTCACATCTTTGGAGATATTTGAATGCAGGGAGAGACCTTCCTTTGGCTGGTCCGGCATGCGGTTGTCGACTGCCCTGGAGGCACGATTCACCCTTCCGATGCTCCGGCCGATCTTGGTGATCGGACGCATTTGGAAGCCGTGCGTAGGTGCTTGCCGCAGAACGCCCTCAGCTATGCTAGTCCGTCTCAACGAACTCTCGATACAGCGCGTGCCCTCCGGTTTGATCCGATCTCGGTGCCTGAGTTCATGGAGCAGAGTTTCGGAGATTGGACCGGCCGACGTCACGACGATCTCGCCGCTTGCGGAGGAGAAAGCTACACGCAGTTCTGGAAGGATGCCGCTCGCTCAAGGCCACCCGGCGGCGAAAGCTTCGAAGATCAAATTGCCAGGGTTCGGCACGGGCTTCGCAAGATAGCTCCCGGTCTGGCAACGCTCGTCGTTCATTCTGGCACCATTCGCGCTGCACTCTGCACCGCGCTCGACATCGCACCGCAA encodes:
- a CDS encoding histidine phosphatase family protein; translation: MQGETFLWLVRHAVVDCPGGTIHPSDAPADLGDRTHLEAVRRCLPQNALSYASPSQRTLDTARALRFDPISVPEFMEQSFGDWTGRRHDDLAACGGESYTQFWKDAARSRPPGGESFEDQIARVRHGLRKIAPGLATLVVHSGTIRAALCTALDIAPQAALRFVIHPLSITRIDRLRDDWRVVSVNQNVTL